A genome region from Babesia bigemina genome assembly Bbig001, chromosome : I includes the following:
- a CDS encoding cell division protein metalloprotease FtsH, putative — translation MDGSGLRRGALPGHLYNERTFDEQGAVTDDDDDKMSMSRPFLGPTAPANRGAAPYGLATLISSSGMEAPSPEHDSGSPASLASNIGTTLASKWHLFRSTISGTIPSDTPKSDMATHYASDQSSSSLFGQAGGLVSFRSPSSLFSSTLSWLWRSSMTVLSVGQWLLLQVLGIAVGVILTGLIISAISGLLMGGDGEFGHVTPKERQEPKNTKAPPPPPPPSRPPVMLERVYFKDILGIDEAKEELTEVVKFIKHPKLYQDIGAKIPKGVLLVGPPGTGKTMLAKAVATEANIPFIYTSGPEFVEIFVGQGAQRVRNLFAKARKQAPCIVFVDEIDAIGAKRTSGAMSGQNREHDQTLNQLLVEMDGFNISTGITVLAATNRLEALDRALLRPGRFDRVVHIPLPSLDGREAILRRYLSDVKYDKEGVDIRALAKLTPGYSGADLKNLVNEAALICVRNGRTLVGTEDLQEARDKVGMGAKRRTSQPELQRRMTAYHEAGHALVAYHLYPNTDPIHKATIIHRGSALGFVEQLPEGERHSYKLAQMKARLAVCMGGRIAEELVFGRQNVTSGASSDITAASELAYRMVTEWGMSPRLGPVNLRRIGGIQTPHGTRKLSHDTAQVVEKEVERLVEEAHHVASSIIRRHRDQLERIAERLLEEETLTGEQIDKLIRGSGTSAAA, via the coding sequence ATGGACGGATCAGGGTTACGCAGGGGCGCGCTGCCCGGCCACCTCTACAATGAGCGCACCTTCGACGAGCAGGGCGCCGTGacggacgacgatgatgacaaGATGTCGATGTCACGTCCGTTCCTCGGACCGACGGCGCCTGCTAACCGCGGCGCGGCGCCGTACGGTCTCGCCACGCTGATCAGCTCAAGTGGCATGGAGGCGCCTTCTCCTGAGCACGACAGCGGCAGCCCAGCGAGCTTAGCAAGCAACATCGGCACCACTCTGGCGAGCAAGTGGCACCTGTTCAGGAGCACGATATCCGGGACCATCCCGTCAGACACGCCGAAGAGCGACATGGCGACCCACTACGCATCAGACCAATCGTCTTCCAGTCTCTTCGGGCAAGCGGGCGGCCTTGTGAGCTTCAGGTCACCATCGTCGCTGttcagcagcacgttgTCATGGTTGTGGCGGTCGTCTATGACGGTGCTGTCTGTGGGCCAgtggctgctgctgcaggtgcTCGGTATCGCAGTGGGCGTGATTCTGACAGGGCTGATAATCTCCGCCATCAGCGGGCTGCTGatgggcggcgatggcgagTTCGGTCACGTGACCCCGAAGGAGAGGCAGGAGCCGAAAAACACGAAGGCTCCGcccccgccgccgcctccaTCGAGGCCGCCTGTGATGCTGGAGCGCGTGTACTTCAAGGACATCCTGGGCATCGACGAGGCTAAGGAAGAGCTCACTGAAGTCGTGAAGTTCATCAAGCACCCTAAGCTGTACCAGGACATCGGAGCCAAGATTCCTAAAGGAGTGCTGCTCGTGGGCCCGCCTGGCACCGGTAAGACCATGCTGGCCAAGGCCGTGGCCACCGAGGCGAACATCCCGTTCATCTACACGAGCGGTCCTGAATTCGTGGAGATCTTCGTCGGCCAGGGCGCGCAGCGTGTCCGCAACCTGTTCGCGAAGGCGCGCAAACAGGCCCCCTGCATAGTTTTCGTGGACGAGATCGACGCCATTGGGGCTAAGCGCACGTCCGGCGCCATGAGCGGCCAGAACCGCGAGCACGACCAGACTCTGAACCAGCTGCTTGTCGAGATGGACGGGTTCAACATCTCTACCGGCATCACGGTCCTCGCTGCCACCAACCGCCTTGAGGCCCTCGACCGCGCTCTGTTGCGCCCCGGCAGGTTCGACCGCGTGGTTCACATCCCGCTGCCGTCGCTGGATGGGCGCGAGGCCATCCTCCGCCGCTACCTATCCGATGTCAAGTACGACAAGGAGGGTGTGGACATCCGCGCTTTGGCGAAGCTCACCCCCGGCTACTCCGGCGCCGACCTGAAGAACCTCGTGAACGAGGCTGCGCTGATTTGCGTCAGGAACGGCCGCACTCTCGTGGGCACCGAGGACCTCCAAGAAGCGCGCGACAAGGTTGGCATGGGCGCCAAGCGGCGAACTAGCCAGCcggagctgcagcgccgcaTGACCGCGTACCACGAGGCCGGTCACGCGCTCGTGGCCTACCACCTGTACCCGAATACCGACCCGATCCACAAGGCCACCATCATCCATCGAGGGTCCGCGCTGGGCTTCgtggagcagctgccggAAGGCGAGCGCCACAGCTACAAGCTTGCGCAGATGAAGGCCCGGTTGGCGGTGTGCATGGGTGGCCGCATCGCCGAGGAGCTGGTCTTCGGCCGTCAGAATGTGACGTCAGGGGCATCTAGCGACATCACTGCGGCGTCTGAGCTGGCGTACCGCATGGTCACCGAGTGGGGCATGAGCCCTCGTCTCGGCCCTGTGAACCTCAGGCGCATCGGTGGCATTCAGACCCCCCACGGAACCCGCAAGCTGTCACACGACACGGCCCAGGTGGTGGAAAAGGAGGTGGAGCGTCTGGTGGAGGAAGCCCACCACGTGGCGTCGTCGATCATCAGGCGCCACCGTGATCAGCTGGAGCGCATAGCTGAGCGATTGCTGGAGGAGGAGACGCTGACCGGCGAGCAGATCGACAAGCTCATACGCGGCAGCGGGACGTCCGCTGCTGCA